One genomic segment of Rivularia sp. PCC 7116 includes these proteins:
- the infB gene encoding translation initiation factor IF-2 codes for MNNGKVRIYELSKELNLENKELLAICDQLNIAVKSHSSTITESDAERIRSQAEKLTTTLGLSKEHGTNNKGSANGHNAPSKPQILEIRSKPKPPKNSSSTDSALLSPNLENQQSASTDSASAKPFNSSVSPKETVAPTAPVSPNQPLRSPDNSVSVTNTDNSASTPSSESNKTALSKQEKLVTPKSKPERPNAPELTAPPTRPAAANPNSGSDDRVVEKPILKRDRSQSKPPQRKREQNAEKAEISAAPASKTPRPTSAPVSKVEKPQKVKKISQGGGGSSDVARPKKQVRQESSAPPSVSALKPPVRPAKPSVGESTDVDDNDDDDVVVEEVVELKRPTPPRLPRGQKKRSKQEEAIDEAKEAAKAAKAPKNKRLKPMVEDDFEVDLLDEDEANNAIQAAVSNAIVRPPKPKSSTPKAAPTPAAPSKVKKSGSRDQNRRRGGGGNTEAEPKRQRPEIITVNGPMTVQELADALAMPDTEIVKILFMKGIAVSITQSLDTSTVIMVAEELEVLVDTPEPEAEARKVTEMLDLADMENLHHRPPVVTIMGHVDHGKTTLLDSIRKSKVASGEAGGITQHIGAYHVDIEHEDKEHQIVFLDTPGHEAFTAMRARGARVTDIAILVVAADDGVRPQTIEAIKHAQAAEVPIIVAINKIDKEAAQPDRVKQELMQYGLTSEEWGGETIMVPVSAIKGENLNTLLEMIVLVSEVEDLQANPERSAKGTVIEAHLDKAKGAVATLLIQNGTLHVGDILVAGSVFGKVRAMVDDRGERVEEASPSFAVEVLGLNDVPAAGDDFEVFTNEKEARLLANERAEVIRQSRLMQGGRVTLTSISAQAQEGELKELNLILKADVQGSVEAILGSLKQIPQNEIHIRMLLSAPGEVTQTDIDLAAASGAVIIGFNTTFASGARQAADEAGVDVREYNIIYKLLEDIQDALEGLLEPELVEEHLGQAEVRAVFKVGGGAVAGCYIQSGKLLRNCKVRVRRGNNFVFEGALDSLKRMKEDVREVNSGYECGIGVDKFNSWEEGDIIEGYQMVTKRRTLAMAR; via the coding sequence ATGAACAACGGCAAAGTCAGAATTTACGAATTATCAAAGGAATTGAATTTGGAAAATAAAGAGCTATTAGCAATTTGCGACCAGCTCAACATCGCGGTCAAAAGTCATAGCAGCACTATTACTGAATCGGATGCAGAACGTATTCGTTCGCAAGCAGAAAAACTGACAACAACTTTGGGGTTGTCGAAAGAGCATGGTACAAATAATAAGGGTTCTGCCAACGGTCATAATGCACCCAGCAAACCACAAATATTGGAAATTCGTAGCAAACCAAAGCCACCGAAGAACTCCAGTAGTACTGACTCTGCTTTGCTCTCACCCAATTTAGAAAACCAACAGAGCGCATCTACCGATAGCGCGTCCGCAAAACCTTTTAATTCTTCAGTCTCGCCGAAAGAAACAGTGGCACCAACTGCACCAGTCTCCCCGAATCAGCCCTTGCGCTCTCCAGATAACTCTGTATCCGTTACAAATACGGATAATTCAGCATCCACTCCCTCTTCAGAATCAAATAAAACAGCTTTGAGCAAACAAGAAAAACTAGTTACACCCAAATCTAAACCGGAAAGACCAAATGCACCCGAACTAACTGCGCCGCCAACTAGACCTGCGGCAGCAAACCCAAATTCCGGTTCGGACGATCGCGTCGTTGAAAAACCAATTCTTAAGCGCGATCGCAGTCAATCAAAACCGCCGCAACGCAAGCGGGAACAGAATGCCGAGAAAGCTGAAATATCAGCAGCACCAGCTTCTAAAACCCCGCGTCCGACTTCTGCACCAGTATCAAAAGTAGAAAAGCCGCAGAAGGTCAAGAAAATCTCCCAGGGAGGCGGTGGTTCTTCTGATGTTGCACGTCCGAAAAAGCAAGTACGTCAAGAATCGTCAGCGCCTCCGAGTGTATCGGCGCTTAAACCCCCAGTAAGACCTGCCAAACCGTCGGTTGGCGAATCAACTGATGTTGACGACAATGATGATGATGATGTAGTTGTCGAAGAAGTAGTAGAGCTAAAGCGTCCAACACCACCTCGTTTACCCAGAGGTCAGAAAAAGCGCTCCAAACAAGAGGAGGCTATTGACGAAGCTAAAGAAGCAGCTAAAGCCGCAAAAGCTCCTAAGAATAAACGTCTGAAGCCAATGGTTGAAGACGATTTTGAGGTAGACTTACTTGACGAAGATGAAGCAAATAATGCGATTCAAGCAGCAGTTAGCAATGCTATAGTTCGTCCTCCGAAACCAAAAAGTTCCACACCGAAAGCAGCACCAACACCTGCTGCACCAAGCAAAGTTAAAAAATCCGGTTCTCGCGACCAAAATCGTCGGCGCGGGGGCGGCGGTAATACAGAGGCAGAACCTAAACGTCAGCGTCCTGAAATAATCACGGTTAACGGTCCAATGACCGTACAAGAATTGGCAGATGCTTTGGCAATGCCAGATACAGAAATTGTCAAAATCTTGTTCATGAAGGGTATTGCAGTTAGTATTACCCAGAGTCTTGATACTTCAACAGTCATTATGGTGGCTGAAGAATTAGAAGTATTGGTAGATACTCCAGAACCGGAGGCAGAAGCCCGTAAGGTTACGGAGATGCTGGACTTAGCAGATATGGAAAATCTCCATCATCGTCCACCCGTAGTCACAATTATGGGTCACGTAGACCACGGTAAAACAACTTTACTCGACTCGATTCGTAAAAGTAAGGTGGCTTCTGGAGAAGCTGGAGGTATTACCCAGCACATTGGGGCCTACCATGTAGATATCGAACATGAAGACAAAGAGCATCAAATTGTCTTTTTAGATACCCCCGGTCACGAAGCATTCACGGCAATGCGAGCAAGAGGAGCAAGGGTTACAGATATTGCCATATTGGTAGTAGCTGCCGATGACGGCGTTCGTCCCCAGACAATTGAAGCCATTAAGCACGCTCAAGCTGCGGAAGTGCCAATTATTGTTGCAATCAACAAAATTGATAAAGAAGCGGCACAGCCCGATCGAGTCAAACAAGAGTTGATGCAATATGGTTTGACCTCAGAAGAATGGGGTGGCGAAACAATCATGGTTCCCGTCAGCGCCATTAAAGGGGAAAACTTAAATACGCTCTTAGAAATGATCGTGCTGGTTTCCGAAGTTGAAGACCTGCAAGCGAATCCAGAGCGTTCGGCTAAAGGAACTGTCATTGAAGCTCATTTGGATAAAGCAAAAGGTGCAGTCGCAACCTTGTTAATTCAGAACGGTACCTTACACGTAGGAGATATCCTGGTAGCCGGTTCCGTGTTCGGAAAAGTCCGAGCAATGGTCGATGACAGAGGGGAACGAGTTGAAGAAGCAAGTCCTTCCTTTGCTGTAGAGGTATTGGGTTTAAACGACGTACCCGCAGCAGGTGATGATTTTGAAGTCTTCACCAATGAAAAAGAAGCACGGTTACTTGCCAACGAACGAGCCGAGGTAATACGTCAATCCCGCTTGATGCAGGGAGGGCGCGTCACCTTGACAAGTATTTCAGCACAAGCACAAGAAGGCGAGTTAAAAGAACTCAACTTAATCTTGAAAGCAGACGTGCAGGGTTCGGTCGAAGCTATTTTGGGTTCGCTCAAACAAATCCCGCAAAACGAAATACACATTCGGATGTTGCTATCTGCTCCTGGAGAGGTTACTCAGACAGATATCGACCTAGCCGCAGCCAGTGGTGCAGTAATTATCGGCTTTAACACTACATTTGCTAGTGGTGCGAGACAAGCAGCAGACGAAGCTGGTGTAGATGTACGAGAATACAACATCATCTACAAACTCTTAGAAGACATTCAAGACGCATTAGAAGGTCTGCTAGAACCAGAATTAGTAGAAGAACATTTGGGTCAAGCAGAAGTACGTGCAGTCTTCAAAGTAGGAGGCGGTGCTGTTGCTGGTTGCTACATCCAATCTGGCAAACTGCTTCGTAACTGTAAAGTCAGAGTACGTCGCGGTAATAACTTCGTATTTGAAGGTGCCCTTGATTCCCTCAAGCGGATGAAAGAAGACGTGCGCGAAGTCAACTCCGGTTATGAATGTGGTATTGGCGTTGATAAGTTCAATAGTTGGGAAGAAGGCGACATAATTGAGGGTTATCAAATGGTGACTAAACGTCGCACTCTTGCAATGGCAAGATAG
- a CDS encoding ATP-dependent DNA helicase — MIEAEVHLSLHNFLRSQAGLPSWPHHLTMARLVARALRVGRSALIQVGAACGYQGQYRTSFVASALMWQGAVVIVATQPVQQRLLQVEIPRLQKWLKVNKPIIVGDTFPSLDFQGILIVSPQAWLNAQLSPNSKFPPNIPTIIDGVDDLEDWIREQLTASIEPQDWEQLMLAYPSLAEEIRTLRVQLTHEIFQHPANPYECYLISEPEEEILCRIYSSLDLSSLPETWKRFWQLFKTRHETFSATKSSPSPPLLWATISRRQGLFSLHCAPIELGKILSPIWQRQPVVLVGSALEPETEATLFRQRLGLGDLTCLKFSNDNQTQAIQVYIPNKLPLPNTPEFKPVFIHQVRTLVCLSATSPGLTVILVGDVPLKSQLGTILAAEFGSRVQVDKTCLDENGILVCGWEFWRQHQRVLPAPQMLIISTLPLPSLEDPLVAGRVAYYKHSHQDWFRLYLLPTALNELQRAVAPARDSSGIVALLDSRAIYRSYGAQVLAALSPLSRINYLDPSLFSNPEEES; from the coding sequence TCAAGGTCAGTATCGTACTAGTTTTGTGGCTTCGGCTTTAATGTGGCAGGGGGCTGTGGTTATCGTCGCGACTCAACCAGTACAGCAACGTCTGTTACAAGTGGAAATTCCTAGACTACAAAAGTGGCTAAAAGTTAATAAACCAATTATAGTAGGCGATACTTTTCCCTCTTTAGATTTCCAGGGAATTCTCATAGTATCTCCTCAAGCTTGGTTAAATGCTCAATTGAGTCCTAATAGTAAATTTCCCCCAAATATTCCCACAATTATTGATGGTGTAGATGACTTGGAAGATTGGATAAGAGAACAGCTTACCGCGAGCATTGAACCACAAGATTGGGAGCAGTTAATGCTCGCTTATCCTTCCTTGGCTGAGGAAATTCGTACCCTCCGAGTGCAATTAACCCACGAAATTTTTCAGCATCCTGCAAATCCCTACGAATGTTACTTGATATCGGAACCAGAAGAAGAAATTTTATGCCGTATTTATTCAAGTTTAGATTTAAGTAGCCTTCCGGAAACTTGGAAAAGGTTTTGGCAATTATTTAAAACGAGACACGAAACATTTTCTGCTACTAAATCTTCACCTTCTCCTCCTTTACTCTGGGCTACTATTAGCCGCCGTCAAGGTCTATTTTCTCTACATTGTGCCCCAATTGAGTTGGGAAAAATTCTCTCGCCAATTTGGCAGCGACAACCTGTAGTACTAGTCGGTTCGGCTTTAGAACCAGAAACTGAAGCTACATTATTTCGCCAGCGGTTGGGATTAGGCGATCTGACTTGCTTAAAGTTCTCGAATGATAATCAAACTCAAGCAATTCAAGTTTACATACCTAATAAATTACCTTTACCTAACACACCGGAATTTAAACCTGTGTTTATTCACCAAGTTCGCACTTTAGTATGCTTGAGTGCAACTTCACCAGGTTTAACCGTAATCTTAGTTGGAGATGTACCGCTCAAATCTCAATTAGGAACAATTTTGGCTGCTGAATTTGGTTCGCGGGTACAGGTAGACAAAACTTGTTTGGATGAAAATGGTATTTTAGTTTGCGGTTGGGAATTTTGGCGGCAACATCAAAGAGTTTTACCTGCTCCACAAATGTTGATTATTTCCACTTTACCTCTACCATCTTTAGAAGATCCATTGGTTGCCGGTAGAGTTGCTTACTACAAGCATTCCCATCAAGACTGGTTCCGCTTGTATTTGTTACCTACAGCATTAAACGAATTACAGCGAGCCGTAGCTCCTGCAAGAGATTCTAGCGGCATAGTGGCTTTGCTAGATAGCCGAGCCATTTACCGTAGCTACGGCGCTCAAGTTCTTGCAGCCTTAAGCCCGCTTTCACGGATCAATTATTTAGATCCGAGTTTATTTTCTAATCCTGAAGAAGAATCTTGA